Proteins from a single region of Antechinus flavipes isolate AdamAnt ecotype Samford, QLD, Australia chromosome 2, AdamAnt_v2, whole genome shotgun sequence:
- the EAPP gene encoding E2F-associated phosphoprotein isoform X2, producing the protein MNRPCEDDDPYIVEEPSDEEPALSSSEDEVDVLLHGTPDQKRKLIRECLTGESESSSEDEFEKEMEAELNSTIKTMEDKLSSLETGSSLGTGKISTVLPNYYNDIYFESDSEDEDTEISQVKKKKKQYRIPTNDELLYDPEKDNRDQAWVDAQRRGHEYYKTQYRAMFVMNCSVNREEVLRYKSPMNKKKRWGHKKMKSDDEDDSTVQPENVEVYHPVKCTECSTEVAVFDKNEIFHFFNVLASHT; encoded by the exons ATGAACAGGCCTTGTGAAGATGATGACCCTTATATAGTTGAAGAGCCCAGTGATGAGGAACCGGCTCTGAGCAG TTCTGAAGATGAAGTAGATGTACTTTTACATGGCACTCCTGACCAGAAACGAAAACTTATCAGAGAATGTCTTACTGGTGAAAGTGAATCATCCAGTGAAgatgaatttgaaaaagaaatggaagccgAATTAAATTCCACTATAAAAACAATGGAAGATAAATTGTCATCACTAGAAACAG gttcTTCCCTAGGAACTGGAAAAATTTCAACGGTTCTGCCAAATTATTATAATGACATATATTTTGAGTCTGATTCTGAAGATGAAGATACAG AAATATCAcaagtgaagaagaagaaaaaacagtatCGGATTCCAACAAATGATGAATTATTATATGATCCTGAAAAAGACAATAGAGATCAGGCCTGGGTGGATGCACAAAGAAGAGG gCATGAATACTACAAAACTCAGTATAGAGCAATGTTTGTGATGAATTGCTCTGTCAACAGAGAGGAGGTTCTAAGATATAAAAGTCCaatgaataagaagaaaaggTGGGGCCATAAGAAAATGAAGTctgatgatgaagatgattcCACAGTTCAACCAGAGAATGTAGAAGTGTATCACCCAGTAAAATGTACTGAATGTTCAACTGAAGTAGCAGTATTTGATAAGAATGaaatcttccatttcttcaatgtTTTGGCAAGCCACACATAG
- the EAPP gene encoding E2F-associated phosphoprotein isoform X1 gives MNRPCEDDDPYIVEEPSDEEPALSSSEDEVDVLLHGTPDQKRKLIRECLTGESESSSEDEFEKEMEAELNSTIKTMEDKLSSLETGSSLGTGKISTVLPNYYNDIYFESDSEDEDTEISQVKKKKKQYRIPTNDELLYDPEKDNRDQAWVDAQRRGYHCLGTQLSHQQQAVPNSDAVLNCPACMTTLCLDCQRHEYYKTQYRAMFVMNCSVNREEVLRYKSPMNKKKRWGHKKMKSDDEDDSTVQPENVEVYHPVKCTECSTEVAVFDKNEIFHFFNVLASHT, from the exons ATGAACAGGCCTTGTGAAGATGATGACCCTTATATAGTTGAAGAGCCCAGTGATGAGGAACCGGCTCTGAGCAG TTCTGAAGATGAAGTAGATGTACTTTTACATGGCACTCCTGACCAGAAACGAAAACTTATCAGAGAATGTCTTACTGGTGAAAGTGAATCATCCAGTGAAgatgaatttgaaaaagaaatggaagccgAATTAAATTCCACTATAAAAACAATGGAAGATAAATTGTCATCACTAGAAACAG gttcTTCCCTAGGAACTGGAAAAATTTCAACGGTTCTGCCAAATTATTATAATGACATATATTTTGAGTCTGATTCTGAAGATGAAGATACAG AAATATCAcaagtgaagaagaagaaaaaacagtatCGGATTCCAACAAATGATGAATTATTATATGATCCTGAAAAAGACAATAGAGATCAGGCCTGGGTGGATGCACAAAGAAGAGG ATACCATTGTTTGGGAACGCAACTCTCTCATCAACAACAGGCTGTTCCGAATAGTGATGCTGTCTTGAATTGTCCTGCCTGCATGACTACACTGTGCCTTGACTGCCAACG gCATGAATACTACAAAACTCAGTATAGAGCAATGTTTGTGATGAATTGCTCTGTCAACAGAGAGGAGGTTCTAAGATATAAAAGTCCaatgaataagaagaaaaggTGGGGCCATAAGAAAATGAAGTctgatgatgaagatgattcCACAGTTCAACCAGAGAATGTAGAAGTGTATCACCCAGTAAAATGTACTGAATGTTCAACTGAAGTAGCAGTATTTGATAAGAATGaaatcttccatttcttcaatgtTTTGGCAAGCCACACATAG
- the EAPP gene encoding E2F-associated phosphoprotein isoform X3 — MNRPCEDDDPYIVEEPSDEEPALSSSEDEVDVLLHGTPDQKRKLIRECLTGESESSSEDEFEKEMEAELNSTIKTMEDKLSSLETGSSLGTGKISTVLPNYYNDIYFESDSEDEDTGKDTIVWERNSLINNRLFRIVMLS, encoded by the exons ATGAACAGGCCTTGTGAAGATGATGACCCTTATATAGTTGAAGAGCCCAGTGATGAGGAACCGGCTCTGAGCAG TTCTGAAGATGAAGTAGATGTACTTTTACATGGCACTCCTGACCAGAAACGAAAACTTATCAGAGAATGTCTTACTGGTGAAAGTGAATCATCCAGTGAAgatgaatttgaaaaagaaatggaagccgAATTAAATTCCACTATAAAAACAATGGAAGATAAATTGTCATCACTAGAAACAG gttcTTCCCTAGGAACTGGAAAAATTTCAACGGTTCTGCCAAATTATTATAATGACATATATTTTGAGTCTGATTCTGAAGATGAAGATACAGGTAAGG ATACCATTGTTTGGGAACGCAACTCTCTCATCAACAACAGGCTGTTCCGAATAGTGATGCTGTCTTGA